The Leptolyngbya iicbica LK region GTATGTTGTCTGCGCATGAACCGCCGAGACGGCTGTCCACACTGGATTTAAGTCTCCTTTCTTCACATGGCAATTCCAGTTATTTAGATTTGGGTCTAATTTCATCATCGGCGTAAGTGACGTTGATTTGGGCTTTGCGCTCGTACAGGCGATTCATCCAGCGGGGATCGAGCTGGAGGTGGTACATCACCTTGAGAGATTGATTCATCAGAGCTTGGCGAAGCACGCCGCGATCGCGATATCGCCGCGCGGAGGTCACCACCGTACCGGGCAAGATTTTCGGTGGGCCATATTCCTTTAGTCGCTGGCTCAGCACCGTGTCTTCAAAAATGTCGAGATCGGGCACACCGCCGATGGTTTGCAGGAGCGATCGCCGCACCGCCACACAATGATCCAAATACAAAATCTGCCCCCAGCGAGGCCGCACCACCGAGGAATACCAGGACGTGTAGCGCAACAGCCAGTGGCTCAGGTCAAACTGGTGACGAAAGCCGCTCCACATGACCGTTGGATCTTGAAAAGCCTGAGCGACTTGTCGCAGAGCCGTTTCTGGCGGTAGCAGCGTCGCGGGATGGTGTAGCAGCACCACCTCTCCCTGACTGGCCTGGATGCCGACATTTAGCCGTTGCGCGCGATTCGTGGCCTCGGACTCAATTACCCGGAAATGGGGAGCAGCTTGCAAGACGGCTAACGTTTCATCCGAGCTGGCACTCACAACCGCAATGAGTTCCTGATCGCCCTGCTGGGCCTGTAAATTCTCAATAATTTTGGGCAAATAGCCGTGGCGCAATTCATTGACACAGGGCAAGACAACAGAAATCACAGGCTCAACCTTGAACGAATCCTACGCACTCTAAAAGTAAAGCTTAAGCAATCTCGCCCGGCAGAGAAAATCGTTTACGCTGCAACCGAAGGTTCCCACGTCTATCGCTCAAGGTTATGACTACTGCACAGATTGAAATTTATCCCGATCGCCCCGCTTTGGTGGCGCGATCGCTGGAATTGGTGCAAGACCGCATCCAAACCGCCGTCGCGGAACATGGCCGCTGTGCGATCGCCCTGGCTGGCGGCAGCACGCCCAAGCCGCTCTACGAAGGGCTTGCCAAACTCGATCTGCCCTGGGCCAACCTCCACATCTTTTGGGGCGATGAGCGCTACGTCCCGGTCGATCATCCTGATAGCAACGCGGGCATGGCCAAAGCCGCCTGGTTGGATCACGTCGCCATTCCGCCGACGCAGATCCACATCATGCCGACGCATTTTGAACAGCCCGAGGCTGCCGCTAGCGCTCATGAAACCTTGCTGAAGGACGTGTTGGGCTATCAGCCTACCTTCGATATCGTGCTGCTGGGCATGGGCGACGATGGGCACACGCTGTCACTGTTTCCCCATACCGAGGCGGTGACCGTGAGCGATCGCCTCGTCACCGTGGGCAACAAAGACGGTGAACCCCGCATTACCCTCACAGCGACCGTGGTCAACCAAAGCCGTTGTGTGATGTTCCTCGTGTCTGGCAGCAATAAGCAACCCGCCTTAAAGGCCGTCTTTTCTGACGATGCCGATGATCTGGAATTTCCCTCGCGCACCATTCGTCCCGAGGGTGAACTTTGGTGGCTCCTGGATGCAGCGGCGGGCGCGGCTGTCAAAACCCTGCCAAACGTTCGCGAGGCTTAGGTAGCTGACCACCTCAAACCTTTTATAAACAAAGGGTGTGGCCGCTCATTAAAGTGCCATTCCCAGTAGCGGCGATCGCCCCCACAGGGGCCGAAATTTGCATTTGTTAAATTAATCCTCTAAAGCCCGACCGGAATACCGGGGTTTGTGGCAAGATAACAATCGTGGCTAACTCAGTCACAACCACATTGACCTTTCAGATTCAGAGAGAGAGTTACCTATGACGCTGCAATTAGGCGATACCGTACCTAATTTCACTCAACAATCTTCCGAGGGTGAAATCACGTTTTACGACTGGGCTGGTGATAGCTGGGTCGTCTTCTTTTCCCACCCCGCTGACTACACTCCGGTTTGCACCACAGAACTGGGTGAAGTCGCTAAGCTCAAAGGCGAATTTGCCAAGCGCAATGCCAAAGTGATCGCCCTGAGTGTGGACGACGTTGATTCCCACAAGGGTTGGATTGGCGATATTGACGAAACCCAAGGCACCGCTGTTAACTACCCCATCATTGCGGATGCCGATAACAAGGTTTCTAACCTGTACGGCATGATTCACCCCAATGCCGATGCCAAGGTCACCGTGCGCACCGTCTTCGTGATTGACCCGAACCGTAAGCTGCGGTTGACCATCACCTATCCCCCCAGCACGGGCCGCAACTTCCAGGAAATTCTGCGCGTCATCGATTCTTTGCAGTTGACGGATAACTACAGCGTGGCAACTCCGGTGAACTGGAAGGATGGCGAAGATGTCGTCGTTTCTCCCAAGATTTCCACCGAAGATGCGAAGCAGAAGTTTCCCAAGGGCGTTACTGAAATCAAGCCCTACCTGCGCATGACTCCGCAGCCCAACAAGTAAGTTGATGTGGCATTGCTGCCAACTTTAGGACTATCAAAAAGGGGCTGTCGTAAACACGGCAGCCCCTTTTTGTTGTTGGGCGAGATGCGTTAGCGATAGTGCCTGGCCGAAGTCAGGGGACGGGTCCCTTGGTCTGATCCCGAATATATCGGTGTCAGGGGACGGGTCCCTTGGTCTTATCCCGAATGTATCGGTTGATCCGACAGGGACCCGTCCCCTGGAGTTGCCAGGTCAATGTGAATTTGTGCCTACCGGATCAACTGATTTCGGCAGCTTCTGCTTCGGCAGCCTCGGCGGCTTCGCGGGCAGCGGTTTCGGCGGCTTCGGCCTCGGCGATTTCCACCAAGAATTGGAGCGCCTTGGACGTGTAAATAGCGCAGTCTTTGGGCGATCGCCCATAAAACGCCGACCACGCGGCCTCTTTCTGTGCATCATATTGGCCAGCGCGATCGGGCCGATCTTCGACCCAGGCAATGCGGACAGCGTGACCGATCAGCACATCCAGGGCGATGTAATCATCAAACTGGAGATCGGGATTGCCTTCAAAAATCGCCGCCAGTTCCCGCAGGGACTCGATGGTGAGGTGGCGATATTCCGGCGCGTGGATTTTGGTGAGCAAGTGATCCAGGCGGCGGGCGAAGTTGGCCTCTCCCGGCGTCATTTCCGAAATTACCGATTCGCTATCAATGCGGTTGCGGCGATCGAGCTTGTTGCCAATAATGACGCCCCGGCAGTGATGCAGCAGCTCCCACACTTTGAGGTAAAACTCTTCCGGCAGGCGAGTCAGCTCTCCATCGATTTGTCGCTTGCGCCACCAGTCTTCCACTGACATTTCACTCGTGGCTTCAAATTGCTCCGGCACCACGCTCCAGGTGACCGGAGACGAGGTTTTGATGTGCAGGGATTCTTGTTGAAAGAGGGTGCGATTGATGCCGCTGTAGCCCGCCAATACCTGGCGCAGCCGCATTTTGACTTCATAGGGGCTGAGGGCGGTGAGGCGATCGTAGGCTTCGTCGCGGGGAATGTAATGCTCGCGGGCCATTTCACCCGTCAGCAAGAGAATCAAATAGCCCACCCGCAGCGTCAGCAGGCCGTCAAACAGTTCGCGCTCGGATTTGATCAGGACGCTCAGGTAGACGATGATTTCTTGGGTGAGGGCGCGATCGCGTTCGTCTTCTCGACAAAACGTGATGATTTTCTCCATGATTTCTGAGTGGGGCATGGGGTCGCGAATCAGCGAGTCATCGGAGTAGGCCTTGCCCACCGTGACGTACTTTTGGCGCACTAACAGCTCGGTGACCGCATCCGACAAATTCACATCCATCTTGTTCAGGAGTCCGGCGGCGCGGCGCACGATCACCCAAATTTCCTGCCGTCCCGCTTTGACGTAGACTTCTTCGAGCAGGTCACCGACTGTCATCGGGCCGTCTGGATCAATGCCTGTGTCAAAATCGAGCCCTTCTAGTGCCTGCAGTCGCGCCAGCAGCTCCACCTGCTCGTACAGGTTGGTCGATCGCTGCAAATTGTTGACCAGATGCCCCGCATCCGTCTCCCGCTCAATGCGAAACAGGTGCCACACATCTAGCGGAACCGTCTCTTCAGGCACCATCGCCAGGTAAGCCGAGCGGTGAACGCGATCGCGCAGGGTCGGCGGATGGAAGGCATAAACCCCCACATCATCCACCCGTTCGGAGCCCGCCGTGAGCAAGAGTTGGTTGAGTGGCCCCAACACCACCGGTACGCCCCCACAACGTCCCGTTTTGAGCTCTTGAATGAGGGCGAGCAAAGGCGACTCATGAATCGGCCGATGTCCCAACTCGAACATGTCGTAGGTCAGCAAGAGGGTGATGGTCGGTCGGCCGATCGCCTTCCAGTGATAGTGAATGTAGGACAGCTCGCTGCGAATTTGGGCTACCAAAAAGTGATAGTCCAGGGTGATGTAAAACTTTTGCGGGTCGAGAAAGGACGGCAAAAAGACCGCTGTTTCGCCGCGAATGCGGAACACTTGGGCAGTGGTCAGTCCCCGCAGTCGCCGAATCGGACGTCCCGAAAGGCCCAATTTTTCGTTAATGCCGATTTGGGCATAAATCGCGGACAGCTCACCCGACGGATAAATTTTGACGGGCTCGACCTGTTCGGGCACCTGGGTCTCGATGCCGTAATCGGCCAGCGTCTCTTGCAGGGCTTCATTTTCCGCAATCAGCGCAATTTGGACGATGGACTGCCGTTTGCGACCCACCTGGGCGTGACGCCCCAGGGGATCGATATCGCCGGGGGTGATCAATCGGTTTTCAAGCAGTTGACCCAACAAATAAAGGCTCTGCGCCCAAATCAGGGGCACATTCTCGTTCGGCAACCGGGTCTGACTCCCCGGCTTTTCACGCTCTGCCGCGATCGCCTCCTCCGGCACGTAATACAGCTCGGGCAAGAGTTGCAGGCCATCTTGGGGCACCGCTATCGCCTCTAGCCGTTGCCGATAAAAGTCCACCGCTTTCGCATCATTGCGAAACAGCCCATCCAAATAGAGATAGGTGAAAAAGAGGGGCCACTCACATTCGATATGCTCAAACTGTTGCAGCTCGGCCGATTCGTAGTGCAGGCGAGTGGTGTCTTCAATCACCGTCTGGTGACCATCGCGCAAAAAACGCTTGCACCCGTAATTGCCTTGCAGCTTGTCGATGATTTTGGTGCGGGTGCGATCGACCAAATCTGCATCCTCAATCGCAAATGCCGGATAGCCAATAATGCTCAGCACCGCCGCATCTACTTCCTTCGAGCCTGATTCGCGGGGCAAGAGGGATTCCAACGTCAGCCGCGCCCGCGACATTTCATCCGGCAACACATGCACCACCGACGCCTGCCCCCCCTGCACGCCAAACAGGTTCAGACCATCCATCGCCTCTAGTGCCGCCTTGGCCATGCCGACTGAACTGGCATTGAGTTCTGGCTTGCCGTGGTTCAGCTTGTTGCCCCGCTCCCAAATGCCGTAGTCGGGGGTGCGGTAGGCCCGCGCCACGTAGTACACCAGGTTTTGAATGAAGCTCACCTCATCCAGCGTGAAAATGATTTGTAAGCCTGAAGCGGTCATCTGCGCCAGCATGAGCAAGAACACCGAGGTGGCATCAATCTGCAAATGCCCCCACTCGTCATCGCCCACCACCGTGCTGCCGGTCGCCGTGTCGTATTTGGCGTGCAGCGACTCCAAGGGATCTTGGGCATCTTTGAACTTCTCGACCTTAGCGGCCTGCTGCATCATGGCAAACAGCAGGCCCCGCATCAGTTTGGTCACACTTTGCTGCAGCTCATAGGTGCGCCCCTGATTTTCATCAATCTTGCGGTAGGCCAGCGCCAAGCCCCACACCGCGAGAATGCTGTACACGTTGTCGCGCACCCAGGCGTCGGTGTAGTTGCCGTGGGTGGTGATGGCGGTGCTCGCGGGTAGCAGCCCACTGACAGGATGCTGTCGCGCCAAGATCAGCTGTTTGACTTGACCGTAATATTCATTCAGTTGGTCGGTGAGGGTAACCAAAGATGACGTTGCAGAGCCCATAAACGCACTGTCCTGCTCAAAGTTTAAGAAAGCGTGAATATAGCCTAGTGGATACTTAGGTAAATCAGCTAGCGTCGTTATCTTGTCCGATGCGGCTATGCCCTTTGGTAACGCTGCACACCCCCACGAACGGTCACATTCAGACAATGTGAATGGAGCGGGCTTTCAGACATGAAGGAATTGGGACCCGACCCAATGCGATGGCCGCGTCAGCAGGCGATGGTTGCAGCTTTATCGCTCTGAAAGAGTGACAGAGTATCGTCTGCCCTTCGTTGCCGAGCGACTAAAGGTTCCTCTGGGTAAAAATCGCCTTCCCCCTAGATTGCAGTGGCGCTCGCGCGATCAATTTCCGTTGTAAAGGTAGGGTTGGCAGCGATCGCCCTCAACCTCTTTTGGATCAGCTGAAGAAATATGAGTCGGGTCAATATGAAGATTGATTTTCCTGCCGTCAGTTTTTCAGTTTTATTGTCGGAGAGGAACGACCTAATCTATTCTAGGTGATTCATTACTGATGAATGACTTTCGAAAGAAGTCAAAGTTATTATTTTTCATTTCTAATTCATTCCGTCTTCTCGAAAAGAAATCAAAGATTTCTTCAGACTCTACTACAGAACCTAAGGCATCATACCTTGTCACTTTTGTAGAGCTGTAAAAACCCATCCTGCCTTTGTAGTTGTCAATTCGCGAAGAGACTTTACTCTCGCATAGATTTAAATCAGCCCTGAGTGATTTCCGAGTTTGCTCATGAATTTTCCATAACGATCTGAGATATCCTCTTATTAGAGGGAGTAGGTCTATTTCATTCCCCATCTCATTTAATTCGCTTAACGTTTCTTTCTTGAACTTCTTATTCTTTCTAAGCTCGTCAACACGAATTTTTAGGCTAAATACATATTTATTAAAGACGCCAGATTTCGCTTCTACTCTTTTGAAGTTTTGATTTAGCATCTGAAAAGGTATATCGTAATGTTGACAATGGTTTCGAAAGGCACACATCACACGATATCCCGGATCCTCTCCATCATACTCAGATTGAGTAAGAGATTTGACGAGGTTATAGTTTCGATTTTCTCGGTTATAGATAGAATGAATTGAGTGCTTTAAATGCTCAACATATAAAAAGCCAACCGCAAGCAGGTTGATGACTCTTCTGTTCATAAAGTAAATTTTTTCGACTGACCTGCACCACTGTTCATCATCACTTAAGCTCATGTTTAAACCTTCGCAGAAAACGACATTTCTAAGACTGCATCCATAAAAGTCTTTTTCAAGCTCAATGTAGTTTTCGATGACTGAATTGAAATGCTCTTCAATAGACATGGCTTTGAAGAGAAAGTCTTTCGCTCGTTTTAGAGATATGTACTCCTGTTCTGAGATTTCTTCTTGTCCATTTTTAATTCCTCGTGCCACAAAGAAATATTTATCCATGGAATTTGTTCGAAGTGATGTCGAAAATACAATAAATCGGATTTTGACTACTTTTACCTAGCAAGGTAATTCGCTGCGCGGATGTACCTCAAAACTACGAATTTCGCCCCTCATTAACAAATCAGCAAATACGATTGTACGGGCCGATTCTCCTCATGAGATGTTTCACTAACGCTGCCAGCTTAGCTTTTCATTGCAGATGTCAACTCTCAGTGATCGCCCCTATTCTTCAGCCAGTTCTAGCACTTTTGTTAACACCTCTGTGCTGACGCGAAAACCAGATTCGACCAGTTTTGAGATTTCAGTGCTGGCAGAGGTGATATAGCCCGCTTGCTTGGCTAACAAAACGATACTCAACGTGCCGCGAACGTTAACTTGCAGGCTTTTTGCAGCTTTGCGAGCGGCGCGATCGTCCAAGATGGCTTCATAGGTCGGATGGCAAATTGCCCAAGAGAGAACGTGGCTCTCTCCAGGTCCTAAATCCCAAGCGGCCACGAGGCGATCAATCTCGGTCTCTTTGAGAAAGACCTGGCCCTCAGCCTGTATCCATGACAGTGCGGCATCATCATAATTGCCCTGTTGAATTTCGTCCGCAACGCCTGAGGAATCACCATTTCATCGCAAAGCTGAGGGAGCAGATTAACCCTGTCAATTTTTGCCAACGTGATAATGGGCGAAGCATTGACAACCCACTGCCTAACCACGATTCAGTTCTTCCTCCAGTTCTTCGGGCGTGGTCTGAAACGGAGAAACTTCAAAGCGATTGAGGGCTGTCAGGAAGGCTTGCCGACTGATGCCTGCAATCTCTGCTGCCTTCGATTGCGAGATCATGCCCATCTCGTACCATTTCACCACAGCAGCAATCAGCAGCTCTTGTCCAAACTCATCGGGCGTGCTGCGTAAGGCAGAGAAGGCACTTTCGGGTAAGTTCAGTTGAATTTGAATCATGGGTAGCACCGAAAACAGGAGCCATCGTTAATCACAATGGTAATCGGGCTAAGCGGATACCGTCTGCTGTGCTTTACCCTCGTCAGCAGATCTCTAGATACGATTATTTGAATCAGCGCCAATGGTACCGATATTTTGTTAACGAGCACGGAGGGATTCGAACCCCCGACCCTCAGAACCGGAATCTGATGCTCTATCCAACTGAGCTACGTGCCCTGGGCCAGCATTGATTGTAACACCCTGGTTTTGTTGCGATCGCACCCACCGCCGAAAAGTTTAAGAATTGCGGGCTAACTGACCAGCTTTTCACCGCGAATCGACCGATCTAGCAATTCGATCGGGTGCATCAGCGGCATCTGATGGCCTTGCGCTTCCAGATGCTTGAGAATTTGTAGCGAGCAGCCGGGGTTGGGCGATGCCACCAGTTTGGCCCCCGTATTGACCAAATTTTGCGCCTTCATCTGCCCCAACTCTGCCGCCACTTCGGGTTGCAGCATGTTGTAGACGCCCGCACTGCCGCAGCACAGTGCCGCGTCCACCGGTTCCCGAATTTGCACTTGGGGAATTTGCTTCAGCACTTGCCGGGGTTGCACGCTGATTTTCTGACCATGCAGCAGGTGGCAGGCGTCTTGATACACCAGCGGTAACGGGCCGTCGGTGATGGGGTGCAGTTCGGCAGTTAGTCCCACCTCCGCGAGAAACTCGTGGACATCGCGAACGCTGGCAGAAAAGGCTTGGGCGCGATCGCGGTATTCGTCATCGTCCTGCAAGATGTGGCCGTATTCCTTCAGCGTGTGACCACAGCCCGCTGCATTGATCACCACATAATCCACGTCGGTGCCCTCAAAGGCGTCGATCATTTGTCGCGCCAGCGCTTGGGCCTGCTCTTCTTCGCCCTGGTGAGCGGGCAGAGCCGAACAGCAGCCCTGACTTCGGGGAATCACGATTTCGCAACCGTTCGCCGAGAGCACCCGCGCGGTGGCTTCATTTACATCGGAGAAAAAGACCCGCTGCACACAGCCCAAAATCATGCCGACCCGATAGCGCTTGTTGCCCTGAGCGGGGATCACCTCCGGCAAATTGTCTTGAAACGATTTAGCCGTGACCGTCGGCAACAGCGACTCCATCGCCGCGAGATGGGGCGACAAGCGCTGCAACAGCCCTGAGCCTTGCACCAATTTTGAGATACCGAGTTTTTGATAGAGGCCCAGCGGCGTTAGCAATAGGCGGATGCGATCAGGGTAGGGAAAGAGCTGAAAAATGAGG contains the following coding sequences:
- a CDS encoding glycosyltransferase, which codes for MISVVLPCVNELRHGYLPKIIENLQAQQGDQELIAVVSASSDETLAVLQAAPHFRVIESEATNRAQRLNVGIQASQGEVVLLHHPATLLPPETALRQVAQAFQDPTVMWSGFRHQFDLSHWLLRYTSWYSSVVRPRWGQILYLDHCVAVRRSLLQTIGGVPDLDIFEDTVLSQRLKEYGPPKILPGTVVTSARRYRDRGVLRQALMNQSLKVMYHLQLDPRWMNRLYERKAQINVTYADDEIRPKSK
- the pgl gene encoding 6-phosphogluconolactonase, whose product is MTTAQIEIYPDRPALVARSLELVQDRIQTAVAEHGRCAIALAGGSTPKPLYEGLAKLDLPWANLHIFWGDERYVPVDHPDSNAGMAKAAWLDHVAIPPTQIHIMPTHFEQPEAAASAHETLLKDVLGYQPTFDIVLLGMGDDGHTLSLFPHTEAVTVSDRLVTVGNKDGEPRITLTATVVNQSRCVMFLVSGSNKQPALKAVFSDDADDLEFPSRTIRPEGELWWLLDAAAGAAVKTLPNVREA
- a CDS encoding peroxiredoxin, yielding MTLQLGDTVPNFTQQSSEGEITFYDWAGDSWVVFFSHPADYTPVCTTELGEVAKLKGEFAKRNAKVIALSVDDVDSHKGWIGDIDETQGTAVNYPIIADADNKVSNLYGMIHPNADAKVTVRTVFVIDPNRKLRLTITYPPSTGRNFQEILRVIDSLQLTDNYSVATPVNWKDGEDVVVSPKISTEDAKQKFPKGVTEIKPYLRMTPQPNK
- a CDS encoding glycoside hydrolase family 15 protein translates to MGSATSSLVTLTDQLNEYYGQVKQLILARQHPVSGLLPASTAITTHGNYTDAWVRDNVYSILAVWGLALAYRKIDENQGRTYELQQSVTKLMRGLLFAMMQQAAKVEKFKDAQDPLESLHAKYDTATGSTVVGDDEWGHLQIDATSVFLLMLAQMTASGLQIIFTLDEVSFIQNLVYYVARAYRTPDYGIWERGNKLNHGKPELNASSVGMAKAALEAMDGLNLFGVQGGQASVVHVLPDEMSRARLTLESLLPRESGSKEVDAAVLSIIGYPAFAIEDADLVDRTRTKIIDKLQGNYGCKRFLRDGHQTVIEDTTRLHYESAELQQFEHIECEWPLFFTYLYLDGLFRNDAKAVDFYRQRLEAIAVPQDGLQLLPELYYVPEEAIAAEREKPGSQTRLPNENVPLIWAQSLYLLGQLLENRLITPGDIDPLGRHAQVGRKRQSIVQIALIAENEALQETLADYGIETQVPEQVEPVKIYPSGELSAIYAQIGINEKLGLSGRPIRRLRGLTTAQVFRIRGETAVFLPSFLDPQKFYITLDYHFLVAQIRSELSYIHYHWKAIGRPTITLLLTYDMFELGHRPIHESPLLALIQELKTGRCGGVPVVLGPLNQLLLTAGSERVDDVGVYAFHPPTLRDRVHRSAYLAMVPEETVPLDVWHLFRIERETDAGHLVNNLQRSTNLYEQVELLARLQALEGLDFDTGIDPDGPMTVGDLLEEVYVKAGRQEIWVIVRRAAGLLNKMDVNLSDAVTELLVRQKYVTVGKAYSDDSLIRDPMPHSEIMEKIITFCREDERDRALTQEIIVYLSVLIKSERELFDGLLTLRVGYLILLLTGEMAREHYIPRDEAYDRLTALSPYEVKMRLRQVLAGYSGINRTLFQQESLHIKTSSPVTWSVVPEQFEATSEMSVEDWWRKRQIDGELTRLPEEFYLKVWELLHHCRGVIIGNKLDRRNRIDSESVISEMTPGEANFARRLDHLLTKIHAPEYRHLTIESLRELAAIFEGNPDLQFDDYIALDVLIGHAVRIAWVEDRPDRAGQYDAQKEAAWSAFYGRSPKDCAIYTSKALQFLVEIAEAEAAETAAREAAEAAEAEAAEIS
- a CDS encoding DUF3368 domain-containing protein, which produces MAAWDLGPGESHVLSWAICHPTYEAILDDRAARKAAKSLQVNVRGTLSIVLLAKQAGYITSASTEISKLVESGFRVSTEVLTKVLELAEE
- a CDS encoding UPF0175 family protein, producing the protein MIQIQLNLPESAFSALRSTPDEFGQELLIAAVVKWYEMGMISQSKAAEIAGISRQAFLTALNRFEVSPFQTTPEELEEELNRG
- a CDS encoding (Fe-S)-binding protein, whose protein sequence is MKDDPPRSRKQHGTLETTDPQFAIAPMQTADSPNSASLDAAQQPAPAPASQGFDPQHPPEQGLIDACVHCGFCLTTCPSYRVIGKEMDSPRGRIYLMDAINQGEVPFSETAVEHFDSCLGCLACTTACPSGVQYDQLIAAVRPQVKRNHTRSLPGQLFRTLIFQLFPYPDRIRLLLTPLGLYQKLGISKLVQGSGLLQRLSPHLAAMESLLPTVTAKSFQDNLPEVIPAQGNKRYRVGMILGCVQRVFFSDVNEATARVLSANGCEIVIPRSQGCCSALPAHQGEEEQAQALARQMIDAFEGTDVDYVVINAAGCGHTLKEYGHILQDDDEYRDRAQAFSASVRDVHEFLAEVGLTAELHPITDGPLPLVYQDACHLLHGQKISVQPRQVLKQIPQVQIREPVDAALCCGSAGVYNMLQPEVAAELGQMKAQNLVNTGAKLVASPNPGCSLQILKHLEAQGHQMPLMHPIELLDRSIRGEKLVS